The Drosophila sulfurigaster albostrigata strain 15112-1811.04 chromosome 3, ASM2355843v2, whole genome shotgun sequence genomic sequence GCACCTTGGATCAATTTTATAGACGGCGGCGTCATTAAATGTAGCCACATAGATGTTGCCATCGGTGTCAATGGTCATGCCATCGGGCTGAATATGATCCTTGGGGCTCGTTTTGCGAAAATTGTAGATCACTTTGGGTTTGTCAATGCAGCCGGTCTCAATATCATAGCAATAGGACTTGACCTCGTAGTCGGTGGTATCCACGTAGTAGAACTTTTTAGATTTCTTGTCCCAGGCGAGTCCGTTGGAGATGCCAACGTCGCTTTTTACCAGCTCCACTTTGCCACCGGCTTGCCAGCGATAGAGTTCTCCTTCACGTCGCTCAAACTCCTCGGGTCCATAGAGCATAGTGCCCGCAAAGAGACGTCCCTTCGGATCGGTTTTCGCATCATTAAAACGATTCTGTGGCTTGTCCAGCTGCACCTCGAACAGCGTGCGCATCACCTTAGCACAAGGGGCGACTCCATCCCAGTTGACGATGACAGTTCGTCGACCACAGCCAACGGCAAACTCCTTCAAGTTGCACTCCACGGGCAGCACAAAGCTGGCCAGCTTCTCTCCCTCAATCTGTGTCCTATACACCTTGTTCTCCCTGTAATCGTAGCGCAGCAAACCACCCACAGGCAAATCCACATAGTAAAGACTCTGCCTGGCAGCATCCCAGTGGGGTCCCTCGCCCAGACTGGCCAAGGAGTCAGGCAGAGGTTCCACTCTGTAACACATTGTTCGCGAATTTTGTGCGAGGCTGTGtgccaaatatttattgatcaATACACGAAACATTGCCACAAGGAAAGGCAACAAAAGTGGGAGACTAAAAATATCattctgtttattttaattgagaatattaaattcaatttcaaaggtATGTGATTATGGCATGCTATAAATTGTGGGAAACTGTAAAGTGCTAGTTATTAAAAGTAATGCTAAAAGAAATTAGTCTaagaaaaatgtaatacaTAATGGAAAACATCTAGTAAAGATTGAAATaggtaagaaagctgcagtcgagtgtgctcaactgtgagataagATACTCtctacctattttgaataaaagcaaaacagtgagGTATTActcttgaaatataccaaattgatataccgcaaaggtacaaaaatatactaaaggctatAATAAGTatgttgatatagtactacattcaaaatatacctctttacgcctacttactacgggtcttaatatctggtatattttgctgtctatgacatattttgaatgtagcactatatcaataataatcaattatagcctttggtatatctcagtaattttgtggtatattaatttgatatatttaaggaataataccgcatttgcatttattcacattgggtagctggtatcttacagtcgagcacactcgactatagctttttTAATTGGTTCTATTTGCCAACATTATTTTAGCCTATGATTTATTGTTGTGCTATTTTTGCAACAGTTTTCAATGTCACATCGATGTTGTTCCTGATGTTgctatttttacatttttctattGTTGTGAATCAAAATTTTGCACACAGTCTcgtggaaaattaaaaatatcattccgttgatataaattaaaaattttcaaatgaaattttaaacataaatttcaagcTTGAAATGTTTAGAAAACTTTGAAGTCGAGTACTAgttatcaaaaataatataaaaggaAATTagtctaaaaatatttgaatttccaaTGGAAAAGATATCTTTAAGATTACAAAGAGAAAAACATACAACAATTAAACTTAAGAAATGGTAACGAAAAAACCCTAATGTATCTttgcaaacatattttttatttctgaaaATTCTTATCTTAAACTTTGTAATGTGTTAAAGAAAACATATTCggaaaaagtaaataaataataataatttcatttcgatgAACTTATACATATGTTCTACATCCACttaaaacacaatttgttAGATAAAGAAATCTTTGTGATGAAAtgtgaaaacaatttataagaGACAATGGTAGTTTTGTCGCTGAGTTCATTGACtcttaaataaagtaattggAAATTGGTCCTGACAAGATTATTCTGTATATGTCAAAGACTTCTCGATTATCGAAGACTGAAGAAATAAAGTGGACAAAGCCTGCTTTTCGATCTAGAAGACGCCATCgtcttatatttatattgaaatatggAATCGTAATTACCAGATAATTCTTGAAACTTcagcaatttttattgtctaattttttttttgaaaatttaaaaatataaataaacaataaatatattctttctcttaataatttcacaattgcattttgtaaaCTTTAGGATGTGTTATATATAAACTTTTCCGACTTTACAAATgggtatatattatatattctatcTCTTGtcaataatttcacaattgcaGCGCATTAATTGCGCCTGTCTAGCCGaatgttgtgtttgtttttcctGCGCCTGATGAGATTGTGTCTTTTTTGCTagtgctttgttgttgttgatgttgctgttgttgcaacagtTCGCTTTCTGCTTCATTGCCACATCGATGTTGccgtaattgttgttgttgttcctgccgctgctgctgctgctgctgttggtgacATGCagctatttttaaatgttgctgttgttgtcgtagcaTCTGCgatttaaaaattgcatgtCGCTGGcccatttgttgttgttttgtattcCCGTGTAGCTGTTGCATGCCCCGCGTgttccagttgcagttgcaactgcatcAATTTGCTTGTTAAGTTTAGACAGCTTTGCGCTTGAATTGGCCTGAACTCTTTTTGTGGCACCTTCCTTCTGCGctgctttagcttcagctgcagctgcacttcAACTCAACTTCTTTTCGATTTGAGTGGGAGTCGAGTAAAGAGTAAAGAGcagcgaagcagcagcagcaatcaatTCCGCCAAGACACGCCAAATCTGGAGAGGCCAATGCCATCATTAAGCGCCCTCTTGCTCGCCTTTGAGTTTTACGAAAACTTGCTTTCAGGTGTGCGTTTGTTTGGCAGTCGACACATGTAGCTGACTTTGCTGGCTTTGCGTCGTTTCCGGTCATCAAGCGTCCACTTACGGATACGTTCCCCCAATTCACAAAAGTGCTAACGAAGTGcagggcaacaacagcattttgttagtttttcTCGCACGCTTcagcaacttcaacttcgaATCCGACACCgactccaattccaattccaactCCATTTCCAGACCTCGAGGCGACAAAGCGCTAATGACATTCAACACTTGAGCATGAGCTCGCGCTGGGAACTAAGATTGGGAActgcacgtgtgtgtgtgttagtgtgcgagtgtgtctGTTGGCCAGTTGATGAAattagcatttaaatgcaagCCATTGGGCACTTATTGGAACGGTTCTCTTGGCCATTACAGCGATAAGGCAAACTGTTgcaacaacttcaact encodes the following:
- the LOC133841233 gene encoding regucalcin-like, which encodes MFRVLINKYLAHSLAQNSRTMCYRVEPLPDSLASLGEGPHWDAARQSLYYVDLPVGGLLRYDYRENKVYRTQIEGEKLASFVLPVECNLKEFAVGCGRRTVIVNWDGVAPCAKVMRTLFEVQLDKPQNRFNDAKTDPKGRLFAGTMLYGPEEFERREGELYRWQAGGKVELVKSDVGISNGLAWDKKSKKFYYVDTTDYEVKSYCYDIETGCIDKPKVIYNFRKTSPKDHIQPDGMTIDTDGNIYVATFNDAAVYKIDPRCCKLLQKIKLPTMQITSVAFGGPDLEILYVTTGAKHGEPVPAGTTYQVMGLNVQGYAGVNLKI